A window of Macrotis lagotis isolate mMagLag1 chromosome 1, bilby.v1.9.chrom.fasta, whole genome shotgun sequence genomic DNA:
aaatagTGTAACATCCAGTCCTCTAGAATTTGAATGGATAGATGAAAAGTTGGGGTGAGGTGTAAGGATTCTGTTATTCTAAGTGACTAGTGTTAATCCCACTCCCTTTacccatctgtttttttttttttgtttctaaagaCTGAGGGAGGGACAAGAggatataaaagagaaaacataagtaATTGTCATTAGTAAATGTGCTTAGAATAAATATATCCATAATAATGGAGGAAGATAGCAATATACCTTAGGAAACAGAACCCTCTTACATGTTGTATATAAGAAAATCCTTGAAACAAAGATTCTCCCAGCATTAAAATGGAGGGATGTCATTCTGTAATAGAGTTTGAAACTCTTAATTTCCAGACTAACTCACTTGGATGTCTATTGATCCACTGATAGTCCCTAGAAGACCAATCAACTGAAgggattaaagaaaggaaaatgatgcaTAAGACACAATACATAATTAAaactcctattttttatttttgcaaagacaGGAAATAAAGATATGAATAATGGAGGATAATTTAAATTTAGGAAAtgataaaagactttgaaaattccTGTGGGTAATCAGTGCTTCAGTATAAACAACACTGAGCAATGCAATGAACCACAACTCCTAAGCAGTGGTTCCCAAAACCTTTTATTCTTAGAACCTCTTTGACCAATAACAACTGTGTTGTGAAACTCCGCAGTCATTTAAATTGCTACACataaaattcataatatttttatgaaCCGTGATTTGTTcagattttataaattttatctgcTAAGTTGAGAATCTTACACCtctgaatacaaaataaatggggGTGGCAATTATGgggtaaatacaaaataaataggggTGACAATTCTATGAGTCACAGAAACTGAAAAAGATGAGATTAAAAAGAATCAACAAGAAAATTACATTATAGCCAAAGACTTGgtagatgaaaaaataatatcaattttcATATCATGTATGCAGCAAATACCATAATATCAATGGatctgaatagaaaaaaaagttgaatataaCACTGAAGACTAATCCATGACAGGTGAAAAGTCTAAACCTATTCCTCTGTTCAGTATATAAAATTTACACAGTTTGAATGGAAGTGAAATGGAGAAAGGCTATCCAGTTCTGTGGATGGAACGTGGTCAGTATTTGGGATTTGAGTTTTGGTGTTCCTGCAGGGATGTTGGTAAAGTCAGTTGGCTATTCTGAGCTCCTAGCTCCAGATGTAAGGGTCATTGAGAAGCCTACATGTAtcataggtttgttgttgagCATCCAGTGTCATGGTGAAGTTCTTCATAAATTGAATCATCCTGCAGTTGGGAGTTTATGGCATTTTCAGTTGATTCATTCAAaaacttaccttttttttttcactggaGAGATAGAATATAAATCAGCTTAATTTCTTCACatagaaggaaaatgattttgtgtgtgtgtatatgtggttcttttttttctttcagatgcagagactagatttgaagaGAATGAATCTTCTTTAAAGCTGAACATTTTTGTGACAGAATCTCACCGACAAAGATTCATGAGTGATGGTCCTTATCTCTTCAATTTGAGAGAAATCTGTGACTCACATATCAACAcagagaaaaatctaaataatgaCTATGAATTTGAGAAAGATAGAAAAGGTTTCCAGGAACATTCAGTCCTAATTCAGTGTAAGAGAATGACTTTAAGAAATGACTGTTTTCAGTATATTGAAAATAGGGAATGTTTTACTAAAAAGGATGGACTTATGAAATCTTCTGAGAAACCTGAAATGCAAATATGTCAAAGTAATCAACGAAAAATGATCTTCAGGTTCAGTTCAGACCTCATTAGAAATCAGAAAAGTTATGCTGGAGAAATGAGTTTTGTAGGAAATAAAGTTGGGAAGGTCTTCAACCAGAATTCAAAGCCCATTGACTATGATAAAATTCACATTGCAgggaaaccttatgaatgtaatctgTGTGGACAGGCTTTCACAAATAGGTCTTGTCTTGgtatacatcagagaatccatagtGGAAAGAAACCATATacatgtaatcaatgtggaaagtctTTTACAcagaaaaataatcttttgacTCATTGgaaaatccacactggagagaaacctgaatataatcaatgtggaaagactttcacacgGAACAACAATCTTTTGACACATCGcaaaatccacactggagagaaaccttatgaatgtaatcagtgtggaaaaacTTTCACACAGAACAACAATCTTTTGACACATCGcaaaatccacactggagagaaaccttatgagtgtAATCAGTGTGAAAAGACTTTCAGAACAAAATCGACTCTTGCTATTCATcaaagaatccacactggagaaaaaccttataattGTAATCAATGTGAAAAGACTTTCAGACAGAAGTCTACTCTGTACCTTCATCAGAGAACCCACACTGGAGAGAAAACATATGattgtaatcaatgtggaaagactttctcAACAAGGTCCACTCTTTATtatcatcagagaatccacactggagagaaaactTATGcttgtaatcaatgtggaaagactttcacaaacAAGTCCACTCTCTATTATCATCAGAAAATCCACACTGGGGataaaccttttgaatgtaatcagtgtgggaaGACTTTAGCATATAGGGCTCATCTTGTTAACCATCTGAGAATCCACActagagagaaaccttataaatgtaatcagtgtggaaaggctttccgACAGAACTCTggtcttgctgtacatcagagaatccacactggagagaaaccatataTATGTAATCAATGTGGTAAGGCTTTCACACAGAATTCCAATCTTTTGATACATcaaagaatccacactggagagaaaccttatgaatgtaatctgTGTGGTAAAGTTTTCACACAGAATGCCAATCTTTTGACACATCAGAAAATCCACaatggagagaaaccttataaatgcaatcaatgtggaaagactttcagtgTGAAATACAGCCTTCaggaacatcagagaattcatactggagagaaaccttttaaatgtaatcagtgtggaaagactttcacaaaaAGGTCCACTCTTGCTTGCCATCTGAAAATCCACACTAGATAGAAACTGAATATAATTAATATGGGAAGAAAGAGTGGAAGTTCACTGTATCTGCATCacagaatccacactggagagaaaactTATGATCAACATGTAAAgacttttaacaaaaaaaaagtccactttttctatacatatatatatatatatatatcagagtaTCCATACTGGAGctaaccttttgaatgtaatcgATGTGAATAAGACCTTCCAAAAAGAATTCCAGGCTTGTATGTCAGTGATACCACATTGGAGTGAAATCTTAGGAATGTAATCCATGTGAAAAAAACCTTCAAGGAGCAATCATCCTCCTCAGAGAATTCCTATTAgataattacttttatttctaatgtaatatttgtgaagaccatgatatcagggaggtgatgccatgacaagcacatgaaatgaatttgagtgaggggtgctgtgctaaatcatcaattttactttctcttccaaaaccatctaggtccagtggccagatatggtttgtttgtttgtttggggttttttgaactattattattattacctagctgtgtgaccttaggcaggtcacttaatcccattgccttgggaaaaaaaaacaaaaatagatttgtGAACAATTTAGTCACTTCAATCAAATATATAATTTAGAACAGGGTAGAGGAAGACACTACAAGTAATAGATAAGGCACTGGGTTTACAATTAGGAAGATGTAtcaaaattcttccttaaatgctCTCTTATATTTCTGGGAAAGCAACAGCAACTTGAAGCTTGAGAATTTGAATAGATCAGATGcatcatatatttttaatattttttttgtttgttctttaggtttttgcaaggcaaacggggttaagtggcttgcccaaggccacacagctaggtaattattaagtgtctgaagtcagatttgaactcaggtactcctgactccagggctggtgctctatacactgtgccacctagcctcccctaatttttagtattcatttttacaagattttgagttccaaatttttcttttttttcttttccctttgcttttctAAAAGTGtcaggcaatttgatataggttatacatatgctctcatgtaaaacatttccatagtagtcatagttgtggaagaagaaatcagaaggaaaaaaactgaaaaagtatgaaagtataaaaaaatatgcttcagtctgcattgaGTCCATCAGGTCTTTGTCTGGATTTGGCTTGTGCTTTCCTTCATGcatcctttgtacttgtcttggataGTTGTATTCCTGAGAAGGGCTGAGTCATTCATGATCATCCTAcatgttactgtatacaatacaTCCTACATGAtactgtataaaatattttgctggttctgctcatttcattttgcatcagtttgtacaagtttttataggtttttctgaaatctgcctgttcattttTTTATCGCACATAGTATTCCATTACTTCACATatcacagcttgtttagccattccacatttgttgggcattctctcaatttccaatattttccctccatgaaaataataaatatttatgcacatgtaggctcttttccctttttatgattttttgggttacagacctagtagtggtattatcaAAATGTATGCACAATttaggcaaagttccaaattgctctccagaagggttggatcaatttacaacaaCACCAATGATACATTAGtgccccaattttcccacattctttccaacatttatcacattccttttttatcatattagccaatctcacagttgtgaggtggtacctcagtgtggctttaatttgcttttctctaatcaaaagtgatttagagcattccTTCGTacttattgatagctttgatttttgtcatctgaaaacctgcctgttcatatcctttgaccatttatcaattggaaaaaagtttgttttcttttagattcaaatgagttctctatatatttggaaaatgtaTCAGAGACATTTGTTTAAAGATTGTTtacccaactttctgcttttattctaattttgattgcattggtttgTTTGTATATTaaaagctttttttgtttgtttttttaaggcaatggggttaagtgatttgtccaaggtcacatagctaggtaatttttaaatatctgaggctggatttgaactccagtcctcccgACTACAAggcagtgctatatccactgtgccacctaactgctcctaattaaaagctttttaattcatttaatcaaaattatctattttagattttgtaatattctctatctcttgtttgatcatgaattcttccccttcctgccagatctgacaggtagactattccTTGCTCTGCTAACTTGCTTATGGTGTCACTCTTTTTGTGTaaatcattttgaccttatcttggtatagggtgtaagatgttaGTCTCTATCTAATTTGTGTCCTATTGTTTTCAAatattcccagcagtttttttcaaatggtgagttcttgtcccaaaagcTGGGACCTTTGGATTTATAAAACACCAGGTTAGCATGATCATTTACAACTGTGTCTTGTATACccaatctgttccactgatccatccctctatttcttaaacagtactagatagttttgatgattactactttataatatagtttgaggtctGGTGTTGCTATACTAccttactttgaattttttttcattaaatttcctttgtagcgcttttttttttagatttttgcaaggtaaatggggttaagtggcttgcccaaggccacacagctaggtaattattaagtgcctgagactggatttgaacccaggtactcctaactccagggccggtgctttatccactgtgccacctagccgcccctgtagtGCTTTTCTGACCAGCAGAAAGGCCACATGGCTCAGGAAAGAAATGGGACATGTACATGTGGGTGGGGTTGCTAGCAGAATCTTTTAATGAGAGCATGAGACAGTCTTTTATAGTAGAAAATCACAACAGTAGCATGTGGAAAAGAACAATTTCAGCAATGTACAGAATTTTGCTCAGCATCTGTGATCTTATCAGGAAGTCTGTCTCAGCCTGTGGTTAGATGTTGACTATGTAAAAGGTCAATGGAAAGCttactcaagagatacatgaacaTAGCACAGGACAGTCCGCCCTTTCCTTGTACTCCTTTTGGCTCTCAACActtccccttttttttgtttgttggtaTCCTTACTTTTAGGGCATATTACAAATCCTCAGTTTGTGCCATTTTGGCTTTTAACATTTTAAACGTGAAGCCCACACTTACTTAGAgcaaaaatggtttttaaaataagagGTAGACAACAAATAATGCCATAATTGCAACAAAGCTAAAAACAGAAATGATACCATGTGGCCATGTACCAATTACAGATGGAGAAGACAACCAATCATGCAATTTCTTGCttaaatccatattttttttccctacccAAAGTTGGTTTATGTCATTGATAATAACATTAAGATCTTGTATATCTAAGGCTATAAATTATATTCTTCCATGCACCATCCTGATTTCTAATCCTTGTCCAATTATATTGAGAAGAATTCCAGGGCTCAGGAGTGATACAAAAAGAATATCCATAATCATATGTCATCCAACTTTGGACTCTTAAGATTTCTACTTCACCTCCTATTTCTTAACAGTTCTAACATTCACTTTGATCCTATTTGGTCCTACACATTCTGTGATGTAGCAATACAGGTTATGTTTCTTATTCCTTTGTCCTTGTAATGTTACCATGCAGAAAAGCATATTTTCCCTGGGGACTAAAGCAAGCCCAGACCTTGTATGATCCTTCTCTGTAGGAAATGCTTCCTTCTGATTTATATGTATCAGTGAGATTCAACCAGCCCAATgctgccatagccttccatatTTCCTTATCTGGTGTTCCTTACAGTGGGATCCATTCTGGCCTAACCCATCCTCTCCACCACTGATTATACTGGGGTTGCCATCTCTGTAAATAACCTAGAGAAATAGTCTTCTGTCCAATTGACAATCAATGAAAGTGAGTCTAAGATGGCTTCTGTGATCCCAATCACTGGTTGACACAGAGTGGTAATTGACTTCTAGAAACATTGTATTTATCTTTGCTCAGATCTGACTCTGGACTGATTCCtctaaattttaacaaaaatgttTCATTCCCTACAACCTGTGTGCCATAGCTGTGGGATTATACCCTGAATAGTATCTGCTGGGAtacattcttttgtttcttcctcaggTGACCTAGCAAAGGCACTGCTGAAGAGAACAGGAACATCAGCTGTTCTCCCTGTAAAATTGATAGCTATTCTAGTATAATTATATTGATGCCTATTTATATTCCGTTTATCCCCAAAGAATCCAGATCCATTTCCCAACATAGATAATTCAAGTAAagctttccccctccccccaacattACTATTCTAAGCCAAGGAGGAAAGTCCCCAAAAGCCCACAAAGTTTTATTGGCAGTTGCCAGCTGCAGTTGAGCCATCATCAGGATCAGAAAGTTGTTGTCCTGGTGGTGCTCTTCTTCCCTCCTTGGTGCTTCTTGCTTTTCTCCTGGGGAGGTCTTTCTTGTAGGTTCAAGGCTTTCATTTGCTGTGCCATTTCTCTCTATAATCCATATTTGTTCTCTTTCATCTGTAACAATACAAACATATCCTTGTTCCCTTGTTAGTACTCCCATCTTTATAATCCTTCCACATGACCCTAACCATTTTATCTGTGTAATTTCTTATGATAGTCCTGCCAAACTTTTTTCTTCGGTGTCCTATTTATATCATCCAGTGTCAAATAATTTAGGGACTACAAGGCCTTGCTTAATCTCTGTTCTCCTAaattcccccttttttgttttgcatGGCCAGTGATAGCTGCCTGAAAAGTATATGACCCTACATCCATACTCTTTCTTATATCTTCACCAAGTTCTGCATCTTTTGGAAGGGTGAGAAAGGCACACCTTTAGTCAGCTGTGTAATTTTCTAACGCCAATTGTTTGATAATGACAATAGATGCAGGACCTGTCCCCATAGTTCTCTCTACTGCTTCTTGTAGCCAAGAAACAAAATCTCTAAAACTCTGggaattatttcatataattttgacAAATGATTATCTTTTATGTTTTGGGGTGACTATTACTTTCCACACAGCCAAAGCACATTCTGAAATGTGCTGATAAACTTCCAAAGTGTAGCCTAATTGTCTTATGGTGATGTTGTTTGGTCCAGTTCCTAACATCATGTCTAAAGTTGGAGCCTGCACTCATTGCAAAGTAAATAAATTCGTGTGCATCATAGAACATTTTCATGATAATTTGACTGCCATTGTAAAAATTCTCCTGCTTCTAAATGCAATTTGGCGATTTGTTTCCAGTCATAAGGACACAGTACTTTCTAACAGGGATATTAGGTGCTGTGGATCCGTATTCCTTAATGGCCTTTTATAGATCTTTAATTTACCCTTATATTCAGAGCTTTATAATCTCTGTGTTATTGCTGATCCATTAGTTCTGGTAAGAGAGATAATGATTGGAAACCAGAGacatcctctcctttttcttgagctttaatcattttttacaagAGGAAGAGAATGTCTTCCTAGCTTGTGTCAGTATGACCACTAGATGGGGGTACAAGACTATGATAACTAGGGCAGGAGGGGACAGTAGGGTAGAGGAACTGTACTAGGTTGTGGCTCAAGTCATTGTTCTGTTTCCTCTTAACAGTTTTTTGTGCCTTTTCCCTTGGTCTGACTTTCTATTTCAAACTTTCTCATCTCTTAAGGTTTTGGGGACTAGAAAGATAAATCTTAATAATGTTGTGTAAAGCAAAAACCTCCACAGAAAGTTCTATTTCATTGCAGTATGCAGTCATTTGTCCAACTACTTTCCAATCCTCTAATCTTAATTTTCCTTTCCCTGGGAACCATGGGGGACATTCATAAATAGTCTGtaagaatttttctattaatttctaaGCCCTTCTCTTTGGccaatttcttcaaaatttttacaGCTTGTCCTGGcttttttactttgttaaataaCTCTTTTTCTATAGCACCCATTGCACTGGCTTGGAAAAATTAAACTGAAGACTGCTCCAAAGATCAGCTTCTCTTCAAACTTCCCCTTCCTTACCTTTTCTCCTCCTAGAAGCTCCTCAGGACTTTTCTTCACCAAGGGATTTCTTCCCTAAAGAACCTTCTCAGCCTCCAGACAGCTTCATATCACTGTTCAGGTACTACACGTAGCACTTCATTGACCAGTAGAGAGTGGctcaggaaagaaagaagagtacaTGTGGGTGGGGttgctaatatttaatttaatgggAGCATCAGACAATCTTTTATAGCAGAAAATCATAACATTAGCATATGGAAAAGAACAATTTCAGCAGTGTGCCCTTGTACAGGATTTTGTTCAATATCTTATCAGGAAGTCTGCCTTGGCCTGTGGTCAGATGCTGACAATGTCAGTGGAAAACTTACTTAAGAGACACATGAACACAGAATGGAACATTCTGCCCTTTCCTTGACTCCTCTTGGCTCTCAGCATTCATTCCCttgatattgatattttattcttccagatgaattttgttatttttctagccaaaattgtatgatctttgtgagatttctaaaaatattgtttcttcattaagcTTTTGGTTGGTATCTTTAATGATACTATCCACCCATGAGTTCAGTaggatcctagagaataaaacttaatggataaaactaactttttgtaatttgttttaGTCTAAGAAAATTACGGTTAATAGACTCAAGAGAAGACAACTGTTTGGGAATACAAATGCACACCTAGAGAAGATATATAAATGGCAATTGGTTGACTCTTGCCCTTCATTATCCAAGAGttctaaaatgacatcactccgTTTGAGACATATTACAGTGTGTCGGACTGTCAGACCAATAAGAGCTTAGAATGCTCTTCtacaggtc
This region includes:
- the LOC141509774 gene encoding uncharacterized protein LOC141509774 isoform X1; protein product: MPAPTQGVKGKISSPVGSFSIPCPACRRPSSGPSKEPERMAPGLPRPPSQETLTFSDVVVDFTPEEWCLLDHSQKKLYKEVMLENSQNLLFLGIPVLKDMLSSFEDREASWNLYQKGPRKSCPDAETRFEENESSLKLNIFVTESHRQRFMSDGPYLFNLREICDSHINTEKNLNNDYEFEKDRKGFQEHSVLIQCKRMTLRNDCFQYIENRECFTKKDGLMKSSEKPEMQICQSNQRKMIFRFSSDLIRNQKSYAGEMSFVGNKVGKVFNQNSKPIDYDKIHIAGKPYECNLCGQAFTNRSCLGIHQRIHSGKKPYTCNQCGKSFTQKNNLLTHWKIHTGEKPEYNQCGKTFTRNNNLLTHRKIHTGEKPYECNQCGKTFTQNNNLLTHRKIHTGEKPYECNQCEKTFRTKSTLAIHQRIHTGEKPYNCNQCEKTFRQKSTLYLHQRTHTGEKTYDCNQCGKTFSTRSTLYYHQRIHTGEKTYACNQCGKTFTNKSTLYYHQKIHTGDKPFECNQCGKTLAYRAHLVNHLRIHTREKPYKCNQCGKAFRQNSGLAVHQRIHTGEKPYICNQCGKAFTQNSNLLIHQRIHTGEKPYECNLCGKVFTQNANLLTHQKIHNGEKPYKCNQCGKTFSVKYSLQEHQRIHTGEKPFKCNQCGKTFTKRSTLACHLKIHTR
- the LOC141509774 gene encoding uncharacterized protein LOC141509774 isoform X2; the encoded protein is MAPGLPRPPSQETLTFSDVVVDFTPEEWCLLDHSQKKLYKEVMLENSQNLLFLGIPVLKDMLSSFEDREASWNLYQKGPRKSCPDAETRFEENESSLKLNIFVTESHRQRFMSDGPYLFNLREICDSHINTEKNLNNDYEFEKDRKGFQEHSVLIQCKRMTLRNDCFQYIENRECFTKKDGLMKSSEKPEMQICQSNQRKMIFRFSSDLIRNQKSYAGEMSFVGNKVGKVFNQNSKPIDYDKIHIAGKPYECNLCGQAFTNRSCLGIHQRIHSGKKPYTCNQCGKSFTQKNNLLTHWKIHTGEKPEYNQCGKTFTRNNNLLTHRKIHTGEKPYECNQCGKTFTQNNNLLTHRKIHTGEKPYECNQCEKTFRTKSTLAIHQRIHTGEKPYNCNQCEKTFRQKSTLYLHQRTHTGEKTYDCNQCGKTFSTRSTLYYHQRIHTGEKTYACNQCGKTFTNKSTLYYHQKIHTGDKPFECNQCGKTLAYRAHLVNHLRIHTREKPYKCNQCGKAFRQNSGLAVHQRIHTGEKPYICNQCGKAFTQNSNLLIHQRIHTGEKPYECNLCGKVFTQNANLLTHQKIHNGEKPYKCNQCGKTFSVKYSLQEHQRIHTGEKPFKCNQCGKTFTKRSTLACHLKIHTR